From Mucilaginibacter rubeus, a single genomic window includes:
- a CDS encoding AraC family transcriptional regulator, producing the protein MSAVAEPKKRIKEGFIGQKMIVLPPNIKKSITNNALIKGFYLTAIGYYPKAAYHDRERRTGSSEYILLYCIDGEGYVYLGGQDHVLKPNTFFIIPRNVAHRYKSSETNPWSIYWVHFSGLNSQLIYERSLENGQPVVQSVPYDSSRIKLYEQVYAVLEHSYHEKEMEIVNINLLSFISSLVYYKQTNPVDYDNDFVSNSIAYMKKHVSKKFEVMHLAKQQGISASHYLRLFKQKTGSSPINYFNLLKIQASCQYLYFTDRSIKEICSDLGFDDPYYFSRLFTKLIGMSPSKYRKTHKR; encoded by the coding sequence TGCCGTAGCTGAACCCAAAAAGCGGATCAAAGAGGGCTTTATAGGTCAAAAAATGATCGTATTGCCGCCAAACATTAAAAAATCAATCACCAACAATGCTTTGATCAAAGGCTTTTACCTTACCGCTATAGGCTATTATCCCAAAGCGGCCTATCATGACCGCGAGCGCCGCACGGGCAGCAGCGAATATATCCTGCTTTATTGCATAGATGGAGAAGGCTATGTTTATTTGGGTGGCCAGGACCATGTGCTTAAACCCAATACTTTTTTCATCATTCCGCGCAACGTTGCTCACCGTTACAAAAGCTCCGAAACCAATCCCTGGAGTATTTATTGGGTGCATTTCAGCGGCTTAAATTCGCAGCTCATTTATGAACGTTCGCTCGAAAACGGGCAGCCTGTAGTGCAATCCGTTCCGTACGATAGCAGCCGGATTAAATTGTATGAACAGGTTTATGCTGTGCTTGAACATAGCTATCATGAAAAGGAAATGGAGATCGTGAATATCAACCTGCTCAGTTTTATCTCCTCACTGGTGTATTACAAACAAACCAACCCGGTTGATTATGACAACGATTTTGTGAGCAACTCCATCGCTTACATGAAAAAGCATGTCAGTAAAAAGTTTGAGGTGATGCACCTGGCTAAGCAGCAGGGCATTTCAGCATCCCATTATTTACGGTTATTTAAACAGAAAACCGGATCATCGCCCATTAACTATTTTAACCTGCTCAAAATCCAGGCTTCATGCCAGTATTTATATTTTACCGACAGGAGCATCAAAGAGATCTGCTCAGATCTGGGTTTTGATGATCCGTATTATTTTTCGAGGTTGTTTACGAAATTGATCGGCATGTCGCCATCGAAATATCGGAAAACGCATAAGCGGTA